The genomic DNA ttagacatggatatttatttagtggtgtattttttatggaaaaagtttttttttgtagtgttgATTTAGAAGCTGAAATGGAATTTCAATAATCAAACCTCTTTACTTGTAATatgttctttcttttaatttcaatttatagtatagtattttgtaaaataaaaaggtgATAGTATAgtatgttttattaaatatcTAATTAATTGTGTGCTTAATTTGATGCAGGACTTCTTAGATGTGGGAAAAGTTGTAGACTTAGATGGATGAATTATCTTAGACCAGATATAAAGAGAGGTAACATAACTCAAGAAGAAGATGATCTCATAATAAGATTACATTCACTTCTTGGAAATAGATGGTCACTTATAGCCGGAAGATTACCAGGACGAACAGACAATGAAATAAAGAACTACTGGAACACACATCTTCTTAAAAAGATGCAAAGAAATCAACAAACATGTGATGTTACAACAGATCATGATGAACAAGAACAACCCAAgaaaaagaacaacaacaaaaagaaaaagagaaacaacaaagagaagaaaaatgacaagaaaaaaggtacaaataatgatgataaagaagaagaagaaaaaatccaagtttatttaccaaaagctatTAGGATAAAAGCTTTAAATTTACCAAGAACGGATAGTGGTTCATTTACATAtgaatcaaattcatcaaatggTAGCCAACAAAAAGAAGGAACACAACAAGtgacaaacaacaataataataacaacaacgtTGTTTGTGAGGTTGGTGAGAAGGGAGAAAATGACGGATTTGGGCATGACTATGACTATGACTTAGTCAACGTTGAAAGGTTAGAGATGGAATGTGAGTCATATTTTGACACTTGTGGTGATCATGGAACATTAGATAGACTCTATGATGAATACTTGCAACTCTTGAACATGGATGTTTGCAATTACGAGTTTGATTCTTCTTTTGTTGAATCCTTCTTTGATTCaaacaataattaatatttaataatattctctaccttcatctaaaccatgTTACTTACAATTTCTACGTAtatagtttatattattattattgtctcGATTTTGTAGACATATACTAGCTACGTAGTGATTCC from Medicago truncatula cultivar Jemalong A17 chromosome 8, MtrunA17r5.0-ANR, whole genome shotgun sequence includes the following:
- the LOC25500654 gene encoding myb-related protein 308, which produces MGRAPCCAKVGLHKGPWTTKEDALLTKYVQAHGEGQWKSLPKKAGLLRCGKSCRLRWMNYLRPDIKRGNITQEEDDLIIRLHSLLGNRWSLIAGRLPGRTDNEIKNYWNTHLLKKMQRNQQTCDVTTDHDEQEQPKKKNNNKKKKRNNKEKKNDKKKGTNNDDKEEEEKIQVYLPKAIRIKALNLPRTDSGSFTYESNSSNGSQQKEGTQQVTNNNNNNNNVVCEVGEKGENDGFGHDYDYDLVNVERLEMECESYFDTCGDHGTLDRLYDEYLQLLNMDVCNYEFDSSFVESFFDSNNN